One segment of Thermoanaerobacter kivui DNA contains the following:
- a CDS encoding aminotransferase class I/II-fold pyridoxal phosphate-dependent enzyme, which translates to MKKLDQTQTPLFDALMEYVNNNTIPFHVPGHKKGVGMAKKFLDFVGKNVLSMDVTVFQQVDSLHKPTGPIKYAQELAAQAFGADATFFSIHGTSGAIQAMILSVMGENEKIIVPRNIHKSVTSGIILSGAIPVYMQPEIDKNIGVALNVTPETVERTLREHPDAKAVLIINPTYYGVSTDMAKIAEIVHEYGAILMVDEAHGPHLKFNEKLPISAMEAGADICAQSTHKIIGSMTQSSMLHVKGDRIDINRVKQVMSLLQTTSPSYILLASLDVARMQMATEGRELLDKTIELAEYARREINNIKGLYCFGEEIVGRDGAYDFDPTKVTITAKGLGISGHQLEKILAERYYIQPELSDMYNVLCVFSIGDTKEKVDYLLRALREISDELYDENIEIAKPIDIPEIPEQVVSPRYAFGCSTVSLPLRESIGQISAEFLMAYPPGIPVLCPGERITLEIIEYVNKMKEANLSIQGTEDPEVNYIKIVNDRQVLNVIA; encoded by the coding sequence TTGAAAAAGTTAGATCAAACTCAAACCCCTTTATTTGATGCCTTAATGGAATACGTAAATAACAACACCATTCCTTTTCACGTGCCAGGCCATAAAAAAGGTGTGGGAATGGCAAAAAAATTTTTAGACTTTGTGGGCAAAAATGTGTTGTCAATGGACGTAACAGTTTTTCAGCAAGTAGACAGCTTGCACAAACCTACTGGACCAATTAAATATGCCCAAGAATTGGCAGCACAAGCATTTGGTGCCGACGCTACTTTTTTCTCTATTCACGGAACATCTGGAGCAATACAGGCAATGATTTTAAGTGTAATGGGAGAAAATGAAAAAATTATTGTTCCGCGAAACATTCATAAATCCGTAACATCAGGAATAATACTAAGCGGTGCTATACCTGTTTATATGCAACCAGAAATTGATAAAAATATCGGTGTCGCATTAAATGTCACTCCAGAAACAGTAGAAAGAACATTAAGAGAGCATCCTGATGCAAAAGCTGTTTTAATAATAAATCCAACTTATTACGGAGTCTCTACGGATATGGCAAAAATTGCTGAAATTGTTCATGAGTATGGCGCTATATTAATGGTAGATGAAGCTCACGGACCACACCTAAAATTTAACGAAAAATTGCCTATTTCAGCAATGGAAGCAGGAGCTGATATCTGTGCACAGAGCACTCATAAGATTATTGGCTCAATGACGCAGAGCTCGATGCTTCACGTTAAAGGTGATAGAATTGATATCAATAGGGTAAAGCAAGTGATGAGCTTGCTTCAAACCACTAGCCCTTCATATATATTGCTAGCCTCTTTAGATGTTGCAAGAATGCAAATGGCTACAGAAGGAAGAGAATTATTAGATAAAACAATAGAATTAGCAGAGTACGCTCGAAGAGAGATAAACAATATAAAGGGACTCTACTGCTTTGGTGAAGAAATTGTCGGTCGAGACGGAGCTTACGACTTCGACCCCACAAAAGTTACAATAACAGCTAAAGGCCTTGGAATAAGCGGCCATCAGTTAGAGAAAATATTGGCAGAAAGATATTATATACAACCTGAACTTTCAGATATGTATAATGTTTTATGTGTATTCTCTATTGGTGATACAAAGGAAAAAGTCGATTATCTCTTAAGGGCTTTAAGAGAAATAAGTGATGAATTATATGATGAAAACATTGAAATAGCAAAGCCTATAGACATTCCCGAAATACCTGAACAAGTTGTTTCCCCCAGATACGCTTTTGGCTGTTCAACTGTATCGTTGCCTCTTAGAGAAAGTATAGGCCAGATAAGCGCGGAATTTTTGATGGCATACCCCCCAGGTATACCAGTACTCTGCCCAGGCGAAAGAATAACATTAGAAATAATTGAATATGTAAATAAAATGAAAGAAGCCAATTTAAGTATACAAGGCACCGAAGACCCGGAAGTAAATTATATAAAAATAGTAAATGACCGGCAAGTTTTAAATGTGATAGCATAA
- a CDS encoding transposase: MPRGQRKYNDEFKNTIVELYNYGKSLAELSSEYGISKSTISGWLKKQNQ; the protein is encoded by the coding sequence ATGCCAAGAGGACAAAGAAAATATAATGATGAATTCAAGAATACTATAGTAGAGTTGTATAACTATGGTAAAAGTCTAGCAGAGCTTTCAAGCGAATATGGCATCTCAAAATCCACAATATCAGGTTGGTTGAAAAAGCAAAACCAATAA
- the trxA gene encoding thioredoxin produces MKTVNVTDETFTEEVYNSDKPVLVDFWAKWCRPCLMMAPVLEEFAEEYADKIKVAKLDVDENPVIASKYRIMSIPTMGVFVEGKMVDKVIGFMPKEHLVEKLLKYLK; encoded by the coding sequence ATGAAAACAGTAAATGTCACAGATGAGACTTTTACAGAGGAAGTGTACAATTCTGATAAACCTGTTTTAGTAGATTTTTGGGCTAAATGGTGTAGACCCTGTTTAATGATGGCACCAGTGTTAGAGGAGTTTGCGGAAGAATATGCTGATAAGATAAAAGTTGCAAAACTGGATGTAGATGAAAATCCTGTAATTGCTTCTAAGTATCGAATTATGAGCATTCCTACGATGGGAGTTTTTGTAGAAGGCAAAATGGTAGATAAGGTGATTGGCTTTATGCCAAAAGAGCATTTAGTTGAAAAATTGTTAAAATATTTGAAATAG
- a CDS encoding cell wall hydrolase, with the protein MFNIRIKVKPLIASVIAGLFISQSVFAATYTVKPGDTLWGISQKYGTTYTKLMSLNGLQSTVIYPGQVLQVPGSDNTYVVQKGDSLYLIALKYGITVDMLKSANGYKSDIIYPGQVFIIPSATSSNRAYQDVSRGSIERGVIPYTKEEFDLLARLVTAEADGEPYQAKVAVAAVVINRVKSGIFPNTIKDVIYQVDAYGNYQFTPVLNGWINRPASVDAISAARDALSGVDPTNGALYYFDQSSTNAWLWSLPIAARIGNMVFCYGR; encoded by the coding sequence ATGTTTAATATTCGCATCAAGGTCAAACCTCTCATCGCATCAGTTATAGCCGGATTGTTTATTTCCCAATCAGTATTTGCCGCAACTTACACAGTTAAACCCGGCGATACCTTATGGGGTATAAGTCAAAAATACGGAACTACCTATACTAAGCTGATGTCTTTAAACGGCCTTCAAAGTACCGTAATATACCCAGGACAAGTTTTACAAGTGCCGGGTAGTGATAACACATATGTTGTCCAAAAAGGTGACAGTTTGTACTTAATTGCTTTAAAATACGGCATTACTGTTGATATGCTCAAATCTGCAAACGGATACAAAAGCGACATAATATATCCTGGACAAGTCTTTATTATACCCAGTGCTACTTCTTCTAATAGGGCATATCAGGATGTCAGCAGAGGTTCTATCGAAAGGGGTGTAATACCCTACACAAAAGAGGAATTTGACCTCCTTGCGCGACTTGTTACCGCGGAAGCAGATGGAGAACCATACCAGGCTAAAGTAGCAGTTGCGGCTGTAGTAATAAACAGAGTTAAAAGTGGTATTTTCCCTAATACTATAAAAGATGTGATATATCAAGTCGATGCATACGGAAATTACCAATTTACTCCTGTGCTAAATGGGTGGATAAATAGACCTGCTTCAGTTGACGCTATAAGTGCAGCAAGAGATGCGTTAAGTGGTGTTGACCCAACAAACGGAGCCTTGTATTATTTTGACCAAAGTTCTACTAATGCGTGGTTGTGGTCACTTCCTATAGCGGCAAGAATAGGTAATATGGTTTTCTGTTACGGCAGGTAA
- a CDS encoding ABC-ATPase domain-containing protein, whose translation MTKEDLKKKLAKIDGKGYKAYEDLQGEYVFEKFTLCIDHVQGDPFAPPSRIRLKVPQSIAGFEVSMYNKPSRQVALEDFLTRAVFEVIKKLPSVKGTGHSGDIYIDKGGQQIIKRSAMVVSKDYVEARLSIGLPAFGRRINSSGAQRILFEFLPQIVEEALLKKSLKVRDIWLWVETAEDQDYLRSKLKERGLVAFVADGSILPRESGISDKPLKGDNVVPFESPASLRVELQLPNRGKITGMGIPQGVTLIVGGGYHGKSTLLQAVQKGVYNHIPGDGREFVITVADAVKIRAEDGRRIEKVDISPFINNLPNKIDTTRFSTENASGSTSQAANIMEAIEIGTSLLLLDEDTSATNFMIRDTRMQKLIAKEEEPITPFIDRVKQLYKDNGISTILVMGGSGDYFDVADCVIKMHNYRPYDVTQQAKKIAKEFKTNRQVEGNVAPVVINQRIPLKKGLEIKGKKIKSKGEDTIKFGYQEIELNYVEQLVDRSQTNAIGEIIRYMADRYVDERSSIKEILEKVYRDINIKGLDVISPFYGKHPGNLALPRLQEIAAALNRLRSFTIK comes from the coding sequence ATGACAAAAGAGGACCTTAAGAAAAAACTTGCCAAAATAGATGGGAAAGGATATAAAGCTTACGAAGATCTTCAAGGTGAATATGTGTTTGAAAAATTTACACTATGTATTGACCACGTCCAGGGAGATCCTTTTGCGCCTCCTTCCAGAATAAGGCTTAAAGTGCCTCAAAGTATAGCCGGCTTTGAAGTTTCCATGTATAACAAACCTTCAAGGCAGGTTGCTTTAGAAGATTTTTTAACAAGGGCTGTTTTTGAGGTTATTAAAAAATTGCCATCTGTTAAAGGTACAGGACACAGTGGTGATATTTACATAGACAAAGGTGGCCAACAAATAATCAAAAGAAGTGCAATGGTAGTTAGTAAAGATTATGTAGAGGCGAGATTAAGCATAGGTCTTCCTGCTTTTGGCAGACGCATAAATAGTAGTGGAGCCCAAAGAATACTTTTTGAATTTTTACCTCAAATTGTAGAAGAAGCTCTTTTAAAAAAGAGTCTAAAGGTAAGGGATATATGGTTATGGGTGGAGACAGCAGAAGATCAGGATTATCTTAGAAGCAAGTTAAAAGAGAGAGGGCTTGTGGCTTTTGTTGCCGATGGATCAATACTTCCTAGAGAAAGCGGTATAAGCGACAAACCCCTCAAGGGTGACAATGTGGTGCCATTTGAATCTCCAGCCAGTTTAAGAGTAGAGCTTCAACTTCCTAACCGTGGAAAAATAACGGGCATGGGAATACCACAAGGCGTTACACTTATTGTTGGTGGAGGCTATCACGGTAAGTCTACGTTATTACAGGCTGTTCAAAAAGGAGTATATAACCATATACCAGGTGATGGCAGAGAGTTTGTTATAACTGTAGCTGATGCAGTAAAAATAAGAGCGGAGGATGGCCGAAGGATAGAAAAAGTAGACATAAGCCCTTTTATAAACAATCTGCCCAATAAAATAGATACTACAAGGTTTTCTACCGAAAATGCCAGTGGTAGCACATCACAGGCTGCAAATATCATGGAAGCAATAGAAATAGGCACAAGTTTGTTGCTTTTGGATGAAGATACTTCGGCTACTAATTTTATGATAAGGGATACACGAATGCAAAAGCTAATTGCCAAAGAAGAAGAGCCTATAACTCCTTTTATTGATAGAGTGAAACAGTTGTATAAAGATAATGGCATATCTACAATTTTAGTTATGGGAGGCAGTGGAGATTATTTTGATGTTGCTGATTGTGTAATTAAAATGCATAACTACAGGCCGTATGATGTTACGCAACAGGCAAAAAAAATTGCAAAAGAATTTAAAACCAATAGACAAGTTGAAGGGAATGTTGCGCCTGTAGTTATAAATCAAAGAATACCTCTTAAAAAGGGGCTTGAAATAAAAGGCAAAAAGATAAAATCAAAGGGCGAAGATACTATTAAATTTGGATACCAAGAGATTGAATTGAATTATGTAGAACAATTAGTAGACAGAAGTCAAACAAACGCTATTGGGGAAATAATACGATATATGGCTGACAGATATGTGGATGAAAGAAGTAGTATAAAAGAAATATTAGAAAAAGTATATCGTGACATAAATATCAAAGGACTTGACGTAATATCGCCTTTTTATGGTAAACATCCTGGTAATTTAGCTTTGCCCAGGCTTCAGGAAATAGCTGCTGCATTAAATAGATTGCGAAGCTTTACTATAAAATGA
- a CDS encoding ASKHA domain-containing protein, whose amino-acid sequence MFNKDAMKKIKSSVVEKLRNMNFDITENLIKEIDELLVEAESLIDYKVQQEIYDNFKIDQKENRIILNEKDYLLGKYIVKSLQKAEYIVLAIITLGERVDKRISDYFSCGDYTKGLILDTIAGVVLENLTINFWNGLKENAQKYGKGITEIFYPGSKWDIKNQAVIFKVVNASRIGVSINESFMMTPEKTVSFVCGIGEDLKSCVMGTSCDDCEMENCVYRKSSATKAYNVTVHFNGETKMIAAKEGENLFRLLVKNGIYLSNSCGGNRICGKCKVILGEKSNISSEEAYFLTQKEREENVRLACFVNIDRDLEVTVLYYEEKANILTTEKSSLDVSLNSRIKKYVVEVSPHTLEDQRDYVKKVCDLLGGKIKISLSLVGMLPQTLEQHDYKVSCAVRKNELISVEDKALNDKNFGIALDVGTTTIAAYLYDLNLGKQIDVYSCLNPQRVFGADVISRINYTITEPLGLYKMHSALIDKINEIIERFSQKNSISRNNIYEIVAVGNPTMIHFLLNIPCKHIAVSPYVPTFTSKMEIKAKEIGVNINKEGYVITLPLVSSYVGADIVASILASKIDKYQELCLLVDIGTNGEMVLGNKYNLVASSAAAGPAFEGAGITFGVNGIEGAIDHVDFGKRPFYTTIGDKKAKGICGSGIIDIISEFLKYGIIDSTGRFLPKEEVKNLPIDIAQKITVYKDEPAFLIENGIYVTQKDIRQIQLAKGAIIAGINIMIKEMGIDVNDIKKVFLAGGFGNYIFPPSAITIGLLPKELEGKIIQIGNSAGIGAIMALLSDKELERATQLQKKIKYIELSTHKDFQHEYIKGMYF is encoded by the coding sequence ATGTTTAACAAAGATGCAATGAAAAAAATAAAAAGTTCGGTTGTTGAAAAATTAAGAAATATGAATTTTGATATAACAGAAAATTTAATAAAGGAAATAGATGAGTTACTTGTAGAAGCAGAAAGCTTGATAGACTATAAAGTACAGCAGGAAATATATGATAATTTTAAAATAGACCAAAAAGAAAATAGAATAATTCTTAATGAAAAAGATTATCTGCTTGGCAAATATATTGTTAAAAGTTTGCAAAAAGCAGAATATATAGTTTTGGCAATTATTACTTTAGGAGAGAGGGTAGATAAAAGGATAAGCGATTATTTTTCTTGTGGCGATTATACAAAAGGACTGATTTTAGATACTATTGCAGGAGTTGTTCTTGAAAATTTGACAATAAATTTTTGGAATGGTTTAAAAGAAAATGCGCAAAAATACGGGAAAGGTATTACAGAAATTTTTTATCCAGGAAGCAAATGGGATATAAAAAATCAAGCTGTTATTTTCAAAGTTGTCAATGCTTCAAGAATTGGAGTTAGTATCAATGAAAGTTTTATGATGACTCCTGAAAAAACGGTGTCCTTTGTGTGTGGCATTGGAGAAGACTTAAAAAGCTGTGTCATGGGAACTAGTTGTGATGATTGTGAAATGGAAAATTGCGTTTACAGAAAATCTTCTGCAACCAAAGCCTATAATGTGACTGTTCATTTTAATGGAGAGACTAAAATGATTGCAGCAAAAGAAGGGGAAAATCTCTTTCGCCTTCTTGTCAAAAATGGAATTTACCTTTCTAATTCCTGTGGTGGCAATCGCATTTGCGGTAAATGCAAAGTTATTTTAGGAGAAAAAAGCAATATATCCTCTGAAGAAGCGTATTTTCTGACACAAAAAGAAAGAGAAGAAAATGTCCGCCTTGCTTGTTTTGTTAATATTGACAGGGATTTAGAAGTTACTGTGCTTTATTATGAAGAAAAAGCCAATATATTGACAACGGAAAAAAGCTCTTTAGATGTTTCGTTAAATAGTCGAATTAAAAAATATGTAGTGGAGGTTTCTCCTCATACTTTAGAGGACCAAAGGGATTATGTAAAAAAGGTTTGTGATTTACTTGGAGGCAAAATAAAAATTTCTTTGAGTTTGGTTGGGATGCTTCCTCAAACTTTAGAACAACATGACTACAAAGTAAGTTGTGCGGTGAGAAAAAATGAATTGATTTCTGTGGAAGACAAAGCTTTAAATGATAAGAATTTTGGCATAGCTTTGGACGTAGGTACAACAACTATTGCTGCCTACTTATATGATTTAAATCTGGGCAAACAAATAGATGTGTATTCCTGTTTAAATCCTCAAAGGGTTTTTGGGGCAGATGTAATATCACGGATAAACTATACTATCACTGAGCCTTTAGGGCTATATAAAATGCACTCCGCTTTGATAGATAAAATAAATGAAATAATTGAGAGATTTAGTCAAAAAAATTCTATCAGCAGGAATAATATATATGAGATTGTGGCTGTAGGTAATCCTACTATGATACATTTTCTTTTAAATATACCGTGTAAACACATAGCCGTGTCTCCTTATGTGCCAACTTTTACGTCAAAAATGGAAATAAAGGCAAAAGAAATAGGGGTAAATATAAACAAAGAGGGCTATGTAATTACATTGCCACTGGTATCTTCTTATGTAGGAGCAGATATTGTAGCATCTATTTTGGCAAGCAAAATAGATAAATATCAAGAATTGTGCTTGCTTGTAGACATAGGAACAAATGGAGAAATGGTATTGGGAAATAAATATAACCTTGTGGCTTCGTCGGCAGCGGCGGGGCCTGCTTTTGAAGGTGCTGGAATAACTTTTGGAGTAAATGGCATAGAAGGGGCTATTGACCATGTAGATTTTGGTAAAAGACCTTTTTATACTACAATAGGTGATAAAAAGGCTAAAGGGATATGCGGTTCTGGCATTATAGATATCATTTCTGAATTTTTAAAATACGGGATTATCGACAGTACTGGAAGATTTTTACCTAAAGAAGAAGTTAAAAATTTACCTATTGACATCGCGCAAAAGATAACAGTTTACAAAGATGAGCCAGCATTTTTAATAGAAAATGGTATTTATGTAACTCAAAAAGATATAAGACAAATACAATTGGCAAAGGGGGCAATAATTGCAGGTATTAATATTATGATAAAAGAAATGGGTATAGATGTGAATGATATAAAAAAAGTATTTTTAGCAGGAGGCTTTGGAAATTATATTTTTCCACCAAGTGCAATCACAATTGGGCTTTTGCCAAAAGAGTTAGAAGGAAAAATTATTCAAATAGGTAATAGTGCTGGGATTGGGGCAATAATGGCATTGCTTTCTGACAAAGAATTAGAAAGAGCCACACAACTACAGAAAAAAATAAAGTATATAGAACTTTCTACTCACAAGGATTTTCAGCATGAATATATAAAAGGAATGTACTTTTAG
- a CDS encoding ROK family transcriptional regulator: MKDYTKGTSGLIKNINKANVLDVIKKMQPISRIEVSKILKMSKSTISAIVDELIEEGLVIENGYGEKGTVGRKPIQLSFNPDARFVIGISVESTNSIGILTNLEGKILKKIKWETGIKEQAFNGIVKGIKELTEEDKNIIGIGIGLPGITDIQKGIIDAPGLKWSNFDLKKRLNEIFNYSIYVDNSVNYAALGERWIGCCREIENFVLINIGNGIGSGIYVNGKLLRGNAYAAGEVGYMATEEDVFENSYSYEDYGYFERKASLSALVESVSKSLPYIKTMEGVVKEYKKQNPACVQAVSQFIKNLSMGIANIVSILNPEAIIIGGDILNYEIDIRQELKEKVKRIVPFDFDIKVAQLGEDASAIGAVADVLLNTNNLILL, from the coding sequence TTGAAAGACTATACTAAAGGCACTTCAGGGTTAATTAAAAATATCAATAAAGCCAATGTTTTAGATGTTATTAAAAAAATGCAACCCATATCGAGAATAGAGGTTTCTAAAATTTTAAAAATGAGCAAATCTACTATTTCTGCCATTGTAGATGAGTTGATTGAAGAAGGTTTGGTAATAGAAAATGGCTACGGAGAAAAAGGTACAGTAGGGAGAAAGCCTATACAGCTTTCTTTTAATCCCGATGCTAGATTTGTTATAGGGATAAGCGTTGAATCTACAAATTCGATAGGAATTCTGACTAATTTAGAGGGGAAAATTTTAAAAAAGATAAAATGGGAAACTGGCATTAAAGAACAGGCTTTTAATGGAATTGTGAAAGGGATAAAAGAACTTACTGAGGAAGATAAAAATATAATAGGAATTGGTATTGGTCTTCCAGGAATCACAGATATACAAAAAGGAATTATTGATGCACCGGGATTGAAATGGAGTAATTTTGATTTAAAGAAAAGGTTGAATGAAATTTTTAATTATAGCATTTATGTAGACAACAGTGTAAATTATGCTGCACTGGGAGAGAGATGGATTGGTTGTTGCCGCGAAATAGAGAATTTTGTGCTGATAAATATAGGAAATGGTATAGGTTCCGGGATATACGTAAATGGCAAATTATTAAGAGGCAATGCTTATGCCGCAGGAGAAGTAGGCTATATGGCTACAGAAGAGGACGTCTTTGAAAACTCGTATTCTTATGAGGACTATGGTTATTTTGAAAGGAAAGCTTCTTTGTCTGCTTTAGTTGAATCAGTTTCTAAAAGTTTGCCTTATATAAAAACTATGGAGGGTGTAGTAAAAGAATATAAAAAACAAAATCCTGCTTGTGTACAAGCTGTATCTCAATTTATTAAAAATTTAAGCATGGGTATTGCCAATATTGTAAGTATTTTAAACCCAGAAGCGATAATAATTGGAGGAGACATCCTAAACTATGAAATTGATATACGCCAGGAATTAAAGGAGAAAGTGAAAAGGATTGTGCCTTTTGATTTTGACATTAAAGTAGCTCAACTTGGTGAAGATGCTTCTGCTATTGGGGCGGTAGCCGATGTGCTTTTAAATACAAATAATTTAATTTTACTATAA
- a CDS encoding PIG-L deacetylase family protein — MNKKMKYIAIITLILFVAFAGLELKTYNYAGKTPVKKLYPTPQIYQRVLVFAPHPDDETLAAAGLIQDTLRYGGCVKVIVMTNGDSFERAVIENYEIPMPKPQEFLRLGYDRQKETKNALKYLGVKGENIIFLGYPDKGLAPLWWKYWNVPYKSFGTKTTISPYDNSYILKVEYNGKNIIKDLTKIIKEYNPTLIVYPHPNELHPDHWATNSFVKYTLYLLKKENLPQFLYIIHRTDWPLPFGKHSQLNLNPPQNLLKTGTEWHLYPLAKTDIDKKGEAIMMYKTQIKVMKDFLLAFDRKTELYGFYEDGILKKYNKNRKFDDYKVIIDPEYDNFRDYENGSVDITGVYAYIQNNNLHITIKCRQPAKPLYEYNLYGILFKGHKEVTRINAKVTNGKLVYRKGDVNIKNRIIHITIPINIDFDAIYLSATTTSNKYLIDKTAWRLLKKEK, encoded by the coding sequence ATGAATAAAAAAATGAAATACATTGCAATAATTACTTTAATACTTTTTGTAGCTTTTGCTGGATTAGAATTAAAAACTTATAACTATGCAGGCAAAACTCCTGTTAAAAAACTTTATCCAACTCCTCAAATTTATCAAAGAGTATTAGTTTTTGCACCTCATCCTGATGATGAAACGCTTGCTGCTGCCGGTTTAATTCAGGACACCTTAAGATATGGAGGATGCGTTAAAGTCATAGTAATGACTAATGGAGATTCTTTCGAGCGTGCAGTTATAGAAAATTATGAAATTCCAATGCCTAAGCCACAGGAGTTTTTGCGCCTCGGCTATGACAGGCAAAAAGAAACTAAAAATGCCCTAAAATACTTAGGCGTTAAAGGTGAAAATATAATTTTTTTAGGATACCCTGATAAAGGTTTAGCTCCTCTTTGGTGGAAATATTGGAATGTACCTTATAAAAGCTTTGGTACTAAGACAACAATAAGCCCCTATGATAATTCATACATTCTGAAAGTAGAATACAATGGAAAAAACATAATAAAAGATTTAACAAAAATTATAAAAGAATATAACCCTACGCTTATTGTGTATCCTCATCCAAATGAGCTTCATCCCGACCATTGGGCAACAAATAGTTTTGTAAAATATACCTTATATCTTCTTAAAAAAGAAAATCTCCCTCAATTTCTTTACATAATTCATCGCACAGACTGGCCACTGCCTTTTGGAAAACATTCTCAATTAAATCTAAATCCTCCTCAAAATCTTTTGAAGACAGGAACAGAGTGGCATCTATATCCTCTTGCAAAAACCGATATTGACAAAAAGGGAGAAGCAATAATGATGTATAAAACTCAGATAAAAGTGATGAAAGACTTTTTATTGGCTTTTGACAGAAAAACAGAGCTGTATGGGTTTTATGAAGACGGCATATTGAAAAAATACAATAAAAACCGTAAATTTGATGATTATAAAGTGATAATAGACCCAGAATATGATAATTTTAGAGATTATGAAAATGGAAGTGTTGATATAACAGGAGTGTATGCATATATACAAAATAATAATTTGCACATAACTATAAAGTGTAGACAACCTGCAAAGCCACTTTATGAATACAACTTATATGGTATACTATTTAAAGGCCATAAAGAAGTTACAAGAATAAATGCAAAAGTTACAAATGGAAAATTAGTCTATAGAAAAGGAGATGTCAATATAAAAAATAGAATAATTCATATCACTATTCCTATAAATATAGACTTTGATGCAATATATTTATCTGCTACCACTACTTCTAATAAATATCTTATTGACAAAACAGCGTGGAGACTTTTGAAAAAAGAAAAATAA
- a CDS encoding TMEM165/GDT1 family protein produces MEALVTSFVLIFTSEMGDKSQLMSMAFATLFKVRTVLISIFIAALINNGIAVIFGSYITEYIPIFYIKFLAALLFLFFGISTLIEKETKQEKIKNSKYGPVATIISTYVLSEFGDKTQLAAIALTASYNSPLYILIGTTLGIFLADILGIIVGIYFNKKFPSQYLKYLSSFIFIAFGLSTLYKLFF; encoded by the coding sequence ATGGAGGCACTTGTCACATCATTTGTCCTTATCTTTACTTCTGAGATGGGAGATAAGTCACAGCTCATGTCAATGGCTTTTGCTACTCTTTTTAAAGTAAGGACTGTTCTTATAAGTATATTTATCGCAGCCTTAATAAACAATGGCATTGCTGTGATATTTGGTTCGTATATCACCGAATACATTCCCATTTTTTATATAAAATTTTTAGCTGCTTTATTATTTTTGTTTTTTGGAATTTCAACTTTAATAGAGAAAGAAACAAAACAGGAAAAAATAAAAAATTCAAAATATGGTCCTGTTGCAACTATTATAAGTACATATGTACTATCAGAATTTGGAGACAAAACGCAATTGGCTGCTATAGCTTTGACTGCATCATATAACAGTCCTCTGTACATATTAATAGGTACTACTCTGGGGATATTTTTAGCAGATATATTAGGAATAATTGTAGGTATCTATTTCAATAAAAAATTTCCCTCTCAATACTTAAAATATCTATCTTCTTTCATATTCATCGCTTTTGGTCTTTCTACTTTGTATAAATTGTTTTTCTAA
- a CDS encoding IS3 family transposase — MYEEEIMKIYEESKKRYGAPKIHKMLVNKGYNISLKRVQRLMNKLGIKSIIIKKFRPYSSNNRVEERENVLNRDFSTTT; from the coding sequence ATGTATGAGGAAGAAATAATGAAAATATATGAAGAAAGCAAAAAGCGTTATGGAGCTCCCAAAATTCACAAAATGCTTGTAAATAAAGGCTATAATATAAGTCTCAAAAGAGTTCAAAGACTTATGAATAAGTTAGGTATAAAATCTATAATTATCAAAAAATTTAGACCTTACAGTTCTAACAACAGAGTAGAAGAAAGAGAAAACGTTTTAAATAGGGATTTTTCTACCACTACGTAA